A window of the Fusarium fujikuroi IMI 58289 draft genome, chromosome FFUJ_chr09 genome harbors these coding sequences:
- a CDS encoding probable chitin binding protein → MKSVTLLSLAALPNMVLAHDFMARRKGAEFNIAARHEHASVQSEGLEKRASCGKDSGSCPKGQCCSAAGYCGTTSPYCSSPQCQMAYSNSNCDGSKKPKGDTTANIPRSTNGKAPYILDVLKQNNIKATFFITGTNLGKGQIDDETAGWPKILRRMYSEGHQLASHTWSHQDLTASSDEVRQQQIIYNEMAFRNIFGFFPKYLRPPYGTCNRVSGCLDYATKLGYHVINWNLDTKDFENNTPDKIQTSKNTFSQGVSTNAKANAYIELSHDVQEQTAYNLTAFMIKTIKDRGYKAVPVGECLGDARENWYVTDPNFTTSASVDSATPSTSPTTAATATTRDGKCGATNGGTKCTGSKWGDCCSYNNFCGSTSGYCDGGCQSEFGKCNKWTTGSALIVSANGLCGDKYHQTCKGSTYGDCCSKSGNCGKTSAYCGNGCQNGFGTCTSSK, encoded by the exons ATGAAGTCTGTCACTCTCCTGTCGCTGGCTGCTCTGCCCAACATGGTCCTTGCACATGACTTTATGGCCAGACGCAAAGGAGCCGAGTTCAACATCGCTGCTCGTCATGAGCATGCTTCAGTTCAGTCTGAAGGACTCGAGAAGCGAGCCTCTTGTGGAAAGGATAGTGGCTCTTGTCCCAAAGGACAATGTTGCTCTGCCGCTGGCTACTGTGGCACCACTTCACCTTATTGCTCTTCACCCCAATGCCAAATGGCCTatagcaacagcaactgTGATGGAAG caagaagcccaaggGTGATACCACAGCAAACATTCCCAGATCAACCAATGGCAAAGCCCCTTATA TCTTGGACGTTCTCAAGCAGAACAACATCAAAGCTACATTCTTCATTACTGGTACCAATCTTGGTAAGGGCCAGATCGATGATGAAACTGCCGGTTGGCCCAAGATTCTCCGCAGGATGTACTCCGAAGGCCATCAGCTCGCCTCGCACACCTGGTCACACCAGGATCTCACTGCCTCAAGTGATGAGGTCCGCCAGCAGCAGATCATCTACAACGAGATGGCCTTCCGCAACATCTTCGGGTTCTTCCCCAAGTACCTCCGCCCCCCTTACGGAACCTGCAACCGAGTCTCTGGCTGCCTTGACTATGCGACCAAGCTTGGTTACCATGTTATCAACTGGAACCTCGACACCAAGGATTTTGAGAATAACACTCCTGATAAGATACAGACTAGCAAGAACACTTTCTCTCAAGGCGTTTCTACTAATGCCAAGGCCAATGCTTACATCGAGCTGAGCCATGATGTCCAGGAGCAAACTGCCTACAATCTTACTGCTTTCATGATCAAGACAATCAAGGACAGAGGATACAAAGCTGTTCCTGTTGGAGAGTGTCTGGGAGATGCCCGTGAGAACTGGTATGTCACTGATCCTAACTTCACGACCTCAGCGTCTGTAGACAGTGCCACTCCTT CTACCTCTCCGACCACCGCGGCCACTGCTACTACCAGGGATGGCAAATGCGGTGCTACGAATGGCGGCACAAAGTGCACCGGATCCAAGTGGGGAGACTGTTGCTCCTACAACAACTTCTG CGGCTCAACATCCGGATACTGTGACGGCGGTTGTCAATCTGAGTTTGGAAAGTGCAATAAGTGGACTACCGGAAGTGCTCTCATTGTCTCGGCCAATGGTCTTTGCGGTGACAAGTATCACCAGACTTGCAAGGGCTCTACATACGGAGACTGCTGCTCCAAGAGTGGAAACTG TGGTAAGACGAGCGCATACTGTGGCAATGGGTGCCAGAATGGCTTCGGAACTTGCACCTCCTCCAAGTGA